The proteins below come from a single Aegilops tauschii subsp. strangulata cultivar AL8/78 chromosome 6, Aet v6.0, whole genome shotgun sequence genomic window:
- the LOC141025435 gene encoding agamous-like MADS-box protein AGL80 — MARKKVTLKYIANDSTRRSRFRKRLRSLMKKATELATMCDVKTCVVVYGEGEAEPQVFPSHAEAVDILNEFKSMPELGHCKKTMDQEAFLTQRIAKLRDQVDKARRECQDSEIRYLLYNIMHGNHPGLVDLSAEDVARVGWKVDELLKSLGERMAKNHVQAPPPAPSVSTDSIDMAPPWQYLMSPQQEEGWLDMVSSGGDVGTLVYGGNASHDGAGFSGADMMMETPFSDLGFSSSPFPPM; from the coding sequence ATGGCTCGCAAGAAGGTGACCCTCAAGTACATCGCCAACGACTCCACCCGGCGCTCTAGGTTCAGGAAGCGTCTCAGGAGCCTGATGAAAAAGGCGACCGAGCTGGCCACCATGTGCGATGTCAAGACCTGCGTGGTGGTGTACGGCGAGGGCGAGGCGGAGCCTCAGGTGTTCCCTTCCCACGCCGAGGCGGTGGATATCCTGAATGAATTCAAGAGCATGCCGGAGCTGGGCCATTGCAAGAAGACGATGGACCAGGAGGCATTCCTCACCCAGCGCATCGCCAAGCTCCGGGACCAGGTGGACAAGGCTCGCCGCGAGTGCCAGGACAGCGAGATCAGGTACCTCCTTTACAACATCATGCACGGCAACCACCCAGGCCTCGTTGATCTCAGCGCCGAGGACGTCGCCCGCGTTGGCTGGAAGGTGGACGAGCTACTCAAGAGCCTCGGCGAACGCATGGCAAAAAACCATGTCCAGGCGCCGCCGCCAGCTCCATCCGTCAGCACCGACAGCATCGACATGGCGCCTCCGTGGCAGTATCTGATGTCACCGCAGCAGGAGGAAGGCTGGCTTGACATGGTGAGCTCCGGTGGTGATGTCGGCACCCTGGTCTACGGTGGCAACGCCAGCCACGACGGCGCCGGCTTCTCCGGCGCTGATATGATGATGGAGACGCCATTCTCCGATCTGGGGTTCAGTTCGAGTCCTTTCCCTCCCATGTAA